Below is a window of Trueperaceae bacterium DNA.
GTGCGCCCGGGCGCCTAAGCGGCCACCCTGCCCCGCGGCTTGAAGGCTAGCAGGCGCAGCGCGTTCGCGACGACGATGAGCGTGCTCGATTCGTGGATGATAACGGCCGCGCCGATGCTGGCCAACCCGAGGATGGCGCTCGGCACGAGCAGCGCGATGACCCCCATGCTCACGAACAGGTTCTGCACGATCATGCGGCGGCTGGCGCGCGACAGCGCTATGGCGTACGGGAGCTTGCCAAGGTCGTCCGCCATGAGGGCGACGTCCGCCGCCTCGAGCGCCACGTCGCTCGCCGCGCCGCCCATCGCCACGGCGACGTGCGCCTCGGCCATGGCGGGGGCGTCGTTGATGCCGTCGCCAACGACGATCACCCGGTGGTGGCTTGCCTTGAGCCCGGCCACGATGCCGGCCTTGTCCTCCGGCAGGAGCTCCGCGTGCACCTCGTCCATCCCCAGCTCCGTGCCAACGGCGCGTGCCACGCGCTCGTGGTCGCCCGTCAGCATCACCAGGCGCCTCACCCCGAGGCGGCGCAGTTCGGCGACGGCCGTGGCCGCCTCCGGCCGCGGCTCGTCGCGCACGGCGAGCACGCCCGCCAGGATGGCCGGCGCGCGCGAGGCGTCGGCCGCCCCGCCTGGGTGCGCCGCTCCTTCAGCCGCGTGACCTTCCGACGCGGCTCCCGCACCCGCTGGTCCTTCGCCGATCGCCACGAAGCTGGTCGTCTTGCCGGCGCTCTCGAACTCGGCCGCGTGCGCTTCGGCCGCCTGCGGCACGCTCACGCCGGCCGCGGCCATGAGCTTGCGGTTGCCGATGAGCACCGGGGTGCCGGCTAACACGCCCCGCACGCCGTGGCCGCTCAGCTCGGTGAAGTCCGTCAAGGATGGGAGGCCCGGCGTCACGACCGCAGGAGCTTCGGCTGGCTCACCCCCGTCCAAGGTCGTCAGCCGCTCCGCCACCCCCCGTAGGATCGCCCCGGCGAGCGGGTGCGCGCTGCGGCTCTCGAGGCCGGCGACGAGCGTGAGCAGCCGCCGTTCGTCCCCGGTCAGCGTGGCCACGTCCGTGAGCTCAGGGCGGCCGCGGGTCAGCGTGCCCGTCTTGTCGAGCACGACGACGTCCGCCATGCCCGCGTTCTCGAGGTGCGCGCCGCCCTTGATCAGCACGCCGCTACGCGCCCCGCGCGCGATGCCGGCCAGGACGGCCGATGGGGTGGCGAGCGCGAGCGCGCACGGGCTGGACGCCACGAGCAGGACCATGGCGCGCATGAAGCTAGCCTCGAACGGTGCGCCGAACAGGGGAGGCACGACGATCATGAGGACAGTGACGCCGAGGACCAGGGGCGAGAAGACGCGTTGGAAGCGGTCCGTGAGGCGCTGGCTGGGCGCGGCGTCGCGCTGCGCGGACTCCACGGCCTTGATC
It encodes the following:
- a CDS encoding heavy metal translocating P-type ATPase translates to MPNTTLDLQLLLPGHAAREDACTAGLVAAVTALRGVVAADFRTDGRRGTLSVDHDAALLGSDELTTLAMSAARTVADRFVHEELLLSGLHCSDCAAKVSAVARRLDGVFAADASFASEKLHVGLDTSVAPEAKVLSRVAAEVEGLGYRVVRVGSDGADLAPRGAAGTAHADAMAHSHGVHSRAAHSQGTQATATAAAGSYAHDERAHAAQARGTTGPALGRLPADLKLSLVAGACLAAGFALQTAGAPPLTWLSAYLAAYVAGGWNATNHAVRAARRARFDIDLLMVVAALGAASLGSWAEGALLLFLFSLGHSLEHLAMDRARGAIRALGGLTPKTARVRRAGVEAELPLAELLLGDTVIVRPGERLPADGRVTAGASHVDQAPITGESMPVRKGIGDEVYAGTINADGFLEIATTRAPEDTTLARVIKAVESAQRDAAPSQRLTDRFQRVFSPLVLGVTVLMIVVPPLFGAPFEASFMRAMVLLVASSPCALALATPSAVLAGIARGARSGVLIKGGAHLENAGMADVVVLDKTGTLTRGRPELTDVATLTGDERRLLTLVAGLESRSAHPLAGAILRGVAERLTTLDGGEPAEAPAVVTPGLPSLTDFTELSGHGVRGVLAGTPVLIGNRKLMAAAGVSVPQAAEAHAAEFESAGKTTSFVAIGEGPAGAGAASEGHAAEGAAHPGGAADASRAPAILAGVLAVRDEPRPEAATAVAELRRLGVRRLVMLTGDHERVARAVGTELGMDEVHAELLPEDKAGIVAGLKASHHRVIVVGDGINDAPAMAEAHVAVAMGGAASDVALEAADVALMADDLGKLPYAIALSRASRRMIVQNLFVSMGVIALLVPSAILGLASIGAAVIIHESSTLIVVANALRLLAFKPRGRVAA